In Modestobacter versicolor, a single genomic region encodes these proteins:
- a CDS encoding lysophospholipid acyltransferase family protein yields MYTASWGDVARRDLFGSRPDRRDRPYRIVIRLALIVFRLFRFRFDVRGQEHVPTEGGAIICSNHVSFFDFTYLGLAALPQHRLVRFMAKASVFTHWFSGPFMRAMQHIPVDRKAGAAAFDSAVRALKDGQVVGVFPEATISSSFTVKDLKAGAARMAIDAGVPIIPAAVWGGHRIATKGHDVVLRRNVPVTVLLGEPLVPEPGERAQALLRRTRAAMEALLDEAQQSYPDQPAGDDDRWWLPAHLGGTAPTPEQAAEKDAAYAAGHKVKATRTPPLQQLRKLISRR; encoded by the coding sequence ATGTACACCGCCAGCTGGGGCGACGTCGCCCGCCGCGACCTCTTCGGGTCCCGCCCGGACCGGCGCGACCGCCCGTACCGCATCGTCATCCGGCTGGCGCTGATCGTCTTCCGGCTCTTCCGCTTCCGCTTCGACGTCCGCGGCCAGGAGCACGTGCCCACCGAGGGCGGGGCGATCATCTGCAGCAACCACGTCAGCTTCTTCGACTTCACCTACCTGGGGCTGGCGGCGCTCCCGCAGCACCGGCTGGTGCGGTTCATGGCGAAGGCGTCGGTCTTCACCCACTGGTTCTCCGGGCCCTTCATGCGGGCCATGCAGCACATCCCGGTCGACCGGAAGGCCGGCGCGGCGGCGTTCGACTCGGCGGTGCGCGCGCTCAAGGACGGTCAGGTCGTCGGGGTGTTCCCGGAGGCGACGATCAGCAGCTCGTTCACCGTCAAGGACCTCAAGGCCGGCGCTGCCCGGATGGCCATCGACGCCGGGGTCCCGATCATCCCGGCGGCCGTCTGGGGCGGGCACCGGATCGCCACCAAGGGCCACGATGTCGTGCTCCGCCGCAACGTGCCGGTCACCGTGCTGCTCGGTGAGCCGCTGGTGCCCGAGCCGGGGGAGCGGGCGCAGGCGCTGCTGCGCCGCACCCGCGCGGCGATGGAGGCCCTGCTCGACGAGGCCCAGCAGTCCTACCCCGACCAGCCGGCCGGCGACGACGACCGCTGGTGGCTGCCGGCACACCTGGGGGGCACCGCGCCGACGCCCGAGCAGGCAGCCGAGAAGGACGCCGCTTACGCCGCCGGGCACAAGGTGAAGGCGACGCGCACCCCGCCGCTGCAGCAGCTGAGGAAGCTCATCTCCCGCCGCTGA
- a CDS encoding lipase maturation factor family protein — MEWFSDPGAWMGRLVFTRGIALVYLIAFTAALRQGPALIGTQGLTPVPRFLGHADWRRAPSLFHLHWSDRFFAGCCWTGVVLSLAALVGLADQLPVAGWMALWLVLWALYLSIVNVGQIWYGFGWETLLLEAGFLTVFLGPAHVAPPTLGMWLLRWLLFRLEFGAGLIKMRGDRCWRDLTCLAYHHETQPMPNPLSWWFHRLSPRLHRVETLANHVTQLVVVFGLLLPQPVAGVAAAVMVVTQGYLLISGNFAWLNALTLVLGLSVLDGRWLAAVLPVERPEQLSSPTWYTAAGIALAVVVAVLSVGPVRNLLSPAQRMNTSFDPLRLVNSYGAFGSVTRVRRELVVEATEALGPDAVWREYEFRGKPGDVHRRPPQWAPYHLRLDWLMWFVALSPAYGRAWLTTFLGKLLAADPATLRLLRSAPSGSDRPAAVRVLLYRYRFTTRAERRETGAWWHRTYERQLVAPLTAADLPGVSGGR, encoded by the coding sequence GTGGAGTGGTTCTCCGACCCCGGTGCCTGGATGGGCCGGCTGGTGTTCACCCGCGGCATCGCGCTGGTCTACCTGATCGCCTTCACCGCCGCGCTGCGCCAGGGTCCGGCGCTGATCGGCACCCAGGGCCTGACCCCGGTGCCCCGGTTCCTCGGCCACGCCGACTGGCGCAGGGCGCCCAGCCTGTTCCACCTGCACTGGTCGGACCGGTTCTTCGCCGGCTGCTGCTGGACCGGGGTCGTCCTCTCCCTGGCCGCCCTGGTCGGGCTCGCCGACCAGCTGCCGGTCGCCGGCTGGATGGCGCTGTGGCTGGTGCTCTGGGCGCTCTACCTGTCGATCGTGAACGTCGGGCAGATCTGGTACGGGTTCGGCTGGGAGACGCTGCTGCTGGAGGCCGGGTTCCTGACCGTCTTCCTCGGCCCCGCGCACGTCGCCCCGCCCACCCTGGGGATGTGGCTGCTGCGCTGGCTGCTGTTCCGGCTGGAGTTCGGCGCCGGGCTGATCAAGATGCGCGGCGACCGGTGCTGGCGCGACCTCACCTGCCTGGCCTACCACCACGAGACCCAGCCGATGCCCAACCCGCTGAGCTGGTGGTTCCACCGGCTGAGCCCGCGGCTGCACCGGGTCGAGACGCTGGCCAACCACGTCACCCAGCTGGTCGTCGTCTTCGGCCTGCTGCTCCCCCAGCCGGTCGCCGGGGTGGCCGCGGCGGTCATGGTGGTGACCCAGGGCTACCTGCTGATCAGCGGGAACTTCGCCTGGCTCAACGCCCTGACCCTCGTGCTGGGGCTCTCGGTGCTCGACGGCCGGTGGCTGGCCGCCGTGCTGCCGGTCGAGCGGCCCGAGCAGCTCTCCTCCCCCACCTGGTACACCGCCGCCGGCATCGCGCTGGCCGTCGTCGTCGCCGTGCTCAGCGTCGGTCCGGTGCGCAACCTGCTCTCCCCCGCCCAGCGGATGAACACCAGCTTCGACCCGCTGCGGCTGGTCAACAGCTACGGCGCCTTCGGGTCGGTCACCCGGGTGCGGCGGGAGCTGGTGGTCGAGGCCACCGAGGCGCTCGGCCCGGACGCCGTCTGGCGGGAGTACGAGTTCCGCGGCAAGCCCGGTGACGTGCACCGACGCCCCCCGCAGTGGGCCCCGTACCACCTGCGGCTGGACTGGCTGATGTGGTTCGTCGCCCTCTCCCCCGCCTACGGCCGCGCCTGGCTGACGACGTTCCTCGGCAAGCTGCTGGCGGCCGACCCGGCGACCCTGCGGCTGTTGCGGTCCGCGCCGTCCGGGTCGGACCGCCCGGCGGCCGTGCGGGTGCTGCTCTACCGCTACCGGTTCACCACCCGGGCCGAGCGGCGGGAGACCGGGGCGTGGTGGCACCGCACGTACGAGCGGCAGCTGGTCGCCCCGCTGACCGCCGCCGACCTGCCGGGCGTCAGCGGCGGGAGATGA
- a CDS encoding GNAT family N-acetyltransferase translates to MELLCTGRLRLRAWTTADADLARLADLYGRDEVTRWLGGPPTVTPAELVERWRLVHELDPAHGCWAVDPLDGGAPAGTVLLKPLPDGVGEVEVGWHLHPDSWGRGYATEAARAVVDRAFDDGLLEVFAVVRPGNEPSLAVCRRLGMQPLGRTTRWYGRELEAFRLEAPAD, encoded by the coding sequence GTGGAACTGCTCTGCACCGGCCGGCTGCGGCTGCGCGCCTGGACGACGGCGGACGCCGACCTCGCCCGGCTCGCGGACCTCTACGGCCGCGACGAGGTGACCCGCTGGCTGGGCGGCCCGCCCACGGTCACCCCGGCCGAGCTGGTCGAGCGGTGGCGGCTGGTGCACGAGCTGGACCCGGCGCACGGCTGCTGGGCGGTCGACCCGCTCGACGGCGGTGCCCCGGCCGGCACGGTGCTGCTCAAGCCGCTGCCCGACGGGGTCGGCGAGGTCGAGGTCGGCTGGCACCTGCACCCGGACAGCTGGGGGCGCGGCTACGCCACCGAGGCGGCCCGCGCGGTCGTCGACCGGGCCTTCGACGACGGGCTGCTGGAGGTCTTCGCCGTCGTCCGTCCCGGCAACGAGCCCTCGCTGGCCGTCTGCCGGCGGCTGGGCATGCAGCCGCTGGGGCGCACCACCCGGTGGTACGGCCGGGAGCTGGAGGCCTTCCGGCTCGAGGCGCCCGCCGACTGA
- a CDS encoding KamA family radical SAM protein — protein sequence MLEQPYEYTARELVEPDWRRLPGFADVTAEEWRSAQWQRSHCVKNVRQLRGVYGDLLDEAFYADVEADQAGRATMSLLLPPQMLNTMVPAAAPTTAAMLADPVRRYMLPVASDRLPGDQGSHPYASRDSLHEHEMWAVEGLTHRYPTKVLAELLSTCPQYCGHCTRMDLVGNSTPAVPKLKFELKPVDRQGAMLQYLRETPGVRDVVVSGGDVANLPFKNLEAFVAGLLEIDSIRDIRLASKALMGLPQHWLQPEVVEGMGRLAATAQARGVSLAVHTHVNAAQSVTPLVAEAARALLEVGVRDVRNQGVLLDGVNASAGQLLDLCFALLDGASITPYYFYMCDMIPSAEHWRVSLATAQTLQHDLMGYLPGFATPRIVCDVPYVGKRWVHQVAEYDRERGISYWTKNYRTGIERTDADALDRRYAYYDPIHTLPAEGREWWAAQRAEDLVPA from the coding sequence GTGCTGGAGCAGCCGTACGAGTACACCGCCCGGGAGCTCGTCGAGCCCGACTGGCGCCGGCTGCCCGGCTTCGCCGACGTCACCGCCGAGGAGTGGCGCAGCGCCCAGTGGCAGCGGTCGCACTGCGTGAAGAACGTCCGCCAGCTCCGCGGGGTCTACGGCGACCTGCTGGACGAGGCGTTCTACGCCGACGTCGAGGCCGACCAGGCTGGGCGCGCGACGATGTCGCTGCTGCTGCCGCCGCAGATGCTGAACACGATGGTGCCGGCGGCGGCGCCCACGACCGCGGCGATGCTCGCCGACCCGGTGCGGCGCTACATGCTCCCGGTGGCCTCCGACCGGCTGCCCGGCGACCAGGGCAGCCACCCCTACGCCTCCCGCGACTCGCTGCACGAGCACGAGATGTGGGCGGTCGAGGGGCTCACCCACCGCTACCCCACCAAGGTGCTGGCCGAGCTGCTGTCCACCTGCCCCCAGTACTGCGGTCACTGCACCCGGATGGACCTGGTGGGCAACTCGACCCCCGCCGTCCCGAAGCTGAAGTTCGAGCTGAAGCCGGTCGACCGGCAGGGCGCGATGCTGCAGTACCTGCGGGAGACCCCCGGCGTCCGCGACGTCGTCGTCTCCGGCGGCGACGTGGCCAACCTGCCGTTCAAGAACCTCGAGGCCTTCGTCGCCGGGCTGCTGGAGATCGACTCGATCCGCGACATCCGGCTGGCGTCCAAGGCGCTGATGGGCCTGCCCCAGCACTGGCTGCAGCCCGAGGTCGTCGAGGGCATGGGCCGGCTGGCCGCCACCGCGCAGGCCCGCGGCGTCTCGCTGGCCGTGCACACCCACGTCAACGCGGCCCAGTCGGTGACGCCGCTGGTCGCCGAGGCGGCGCGGGCGCTGCTCGAGGTCGGCGTGCGCGACGTGCGCAACCAGGGCGTGCTGCTCGACGGGGTCAACGCCAGCGCCGGGCAGCTGCTGGACCTCTGCTTCGCCCTGCTCGACGGCGCCTCCATCACGCCCTACTACTTCTACATGTGCGACATGATCCCCAGCGCCGAGCACTGGCGGGTGTCGCTGGCCACCGCGCAGACCCTGCAGCACGACCTGATGGGCTACCTGCCCGGCTTCGCGACGCCGCGGATCGTCTGCGACGTGCCCTACGTCGGGAAGCGCTGGGTGCACCAGGTCGCCGAGTACGACCGCGAGCGCGGCATCAGCTACTGGACGAAGAACTACCGCACCGGCATCGAGCGCACCGACGCCGACGCGCTGGACCGCCGCTACGCCTACTACGACCCGATCCACACCCTCCCCGCCGAGGGCCGCGAGTGGTGGGCCGCCCAGCGCGCCGAGGACCTCGTCCCCGCCTGA
- a CDS encoding L-erythro-3,5-diaminohexanoate dehydrogenase produces METSALQRSLGVHRVLEPVGVLPQAAQRLDADPAVGPDEMRIAVRRLNLDAASYRQLSEAHGGDGEAVRAAVLGIVGSRGKMHNPVTGSGGMLIGVVDEVGPDSPLGLEPGQRVATLVSLTLTPLRITDGLARWDGRSEQVPATGTAVLFARSIAAVLPDDLPEEVALAVLDVCGAPAATERVVHRSGHRPSVAVLGAAGKSGCLSLAAARDARAGRLVGVVRDEREATALRAARLADEVVVADATDPLAVAAAVGEPVDVTVVCVDVPGAEHGAVLATADGGTVVFFSMATSFSAAALGAEGMAADVTMLVGNGYTPGHAALAMDLYRRSPGVRSLIDPRVRA; encoded by the coding sequence GTGGAGACCAGCGCACTGCAGCGCAGCCTCGGGGTGCACCGGGTGCTCGAGCCGGTGGGTGTGCTGCCCCAGGCGGCCCAGCGGCTGGACGCCGACCCGGCCGTCGGCCCCGACGAGATGCGGATCGCCGTCCGGCGGCTCAACCTCGACGCCGCCTCCTACCGGCAGCTGTCGGAGGCCCACGGCGGCGACGGCGAGGCGGTCCGCGCCGCGGTGCTCGGCATCGTCGGCAGCCGCGGGAAGATGCACAACCCGGTCACCGGCTCCGGCGGCATGCTCATCGGCGTCGTCGACGAGGTCGGCCCCGACTCCCCGCTGGGCCTCGAGCCCGGGCAGCGGGTGGCCACGCTGGTCTCGCTCACCCTCACGCCGCTGCGGATCACCGACGGGCTGGCCCGCTGGGACGGCCGCAGCGAGCAGGTCCCGGCCACCGGCACCGCCGTGCTGTTCGCCCGCTCCATCGCCGCCGTGCTCCCCGACGACCTGCCCGAGGAGGTGGCGCTGGCGGTGCTCGACGTCTGCGGGGCCCCGGCCGCCACCGAGCGCGTCGTGCACCGCTCGGGTCACCGGCCCTCGGTCGCCGTCCTGGGCGCGGCCGGGAAGTCCGGCTGCCTGAGCCTGGCCGCCGCCCGCGACGCCCGCGCCGGCCGGCTGGTCGGCGTGGTCCGCGACGAGCGGGAGGCGACCGCCCTGCGCGCGGCCCGGCTGGCCGACGAGGTCGTCGTCGCCGACGCCACCGACCCGCTCGCCGTCGCCGCGGCGGTGGGGGAGCCGGTCGACGTGACCGTCGTCTGCGTCGACGTGCCCGGCGCCGAGCACGGCGCGGTCCTCGCGACGGCCGACGGCGGCACCGTGGTCTTCTTCTCCATGGCCACGTCCTTCTCGGCGGCGGCCCTCGGCGCGGAGGGGATGGCGGCGGACGTGACGATGCTGGTGGGCAACGGCTACACGCCGGGGCACGCGGCCCTGGCGATGGACCTGTACCGGCGGTCGCCGGGCGTGCGGTCCCTGATCGACCCGCGGGTGCGCGCGTGA
- a CDS encoding amidohydrolase family protein has protein sequence MSSLLVRDVTVGDRPGRAVHVADGRIGWLGDAAEAPPADRTLDGGGALLTPAFVDAHVHATATGLSLTGLALHGAGSLRAAVAQVADHAGPAPTGTVLGTGWDETGWPEGRGLTRHDLDAVVGERPAYLARVDVHSATVSTALLDRVPGITDLPGYSPDGRLRLDAHHAVRQAAYGSVPPGQRRAAQQATLAAAAALGIGSVHEMAGPEVSSAEDLAGLLALAAGAPGPRVVGYWGELSERGGLDVVRELGLAGAGGDLFCDGAFGSHTAALSTPYRDRPETAGNLRFDTGSLVEHLRACTRASLQAGFHCIGDAAVDQVLAAVAAVVEELGRDAVRVCRHRLEHVEMVSDAAIEQLRDWGMVASVQPAFDAAWGGASGMYAERLGVERAAGCNPLADFVDAGVAVALGSDAPVTPLDPWGGVHAAIDHTTPGSGLRPFDAFDAATHGGWVAARAEHPEGPLSVGAPADLALWATSETLSAVLAARARPTCRQLVVAGDLIGDPR, from the coding sequence GTGAGCTCACTGCTCGTCCGCGACGTGACGGTCGGCGACCGGCCCGGCCGCGCGGTGCACGTGGCCGACGGCCGGATCGGCTGGCTCGGCGACGCCGCCGAGGCACCACCGGCCGACCGCACGCTCGACGGTGGGGGAGCGCTGCTCACCCCGGCCTTCGTCGACGCGCACGTGCACGCCACCGCCACCGGGCTCTCCCTCACCGGCCTGGCCCTGCACGGCGCCGGCAGCCTGCGGGCCGCGGTCGCGCAGGTGGCCGACCACGCCGGCCCCGCGCCGACCGGCACGGTGCTGGGCACCGGCTGGGACGAGACCGGCTGGCCCGAGGGCCGCGGGCTGACCCGGCACGACCTGGACGCGGTGGTGGGGGAGCGGCCGGCCTACCTGGCCCGGGTCGACGTGCACTCCGCGACGGTCTCCACCGCGCTGCTGGACCGGGTGCCCGGCATCACCGACCTCCCGGGCTACAGCCCCGACGGCCGGCTGCGGCTCGACGCGCACCACGCCGTCCGGCAGGCCGCCTACGGGTCGGTGCCGCCCGGGCAGCGCCGGGCGGCGCAGCAGGCCACGCTCGCCGCCGCGGCCGCGCTGGGCATCGGCAGCGTGCACGAGATGGCCGGCCCGGAGGTGTCCAGCGCCGAGGACCTCGCCGGGCTGCTCGCGCTCGCCGCCGGGGCACCCGGCCCGCGGGTCGTCGGCTACTGGGGCGAGCTGTCCGAGCGGGGCGGGCTGGACGTCGTCCGCGAGCTCGGCCTGGCCGGCGCCGGCGGCGACCTCTTCTGCGACGGCGCGTTCGGCTCGCACACCGCCGCGCTGTCCACCCCCTACCGCGACCGCCCCGAGACCGCCGGCAACCTGCGCTTCGACACCGGCTCGCTGGTCGAGCACCTGCGCGCGTGCACCCGGGCGTCGCTGCAGGCCGGGTTCCACTGCATCGGGGACGCCGCCGTCGACCAGGTGCTCGCCGCGGTCGCCGCCGTCGTCGAGGAGCTGGGGCGGGACGCCGTCCGGGTCTGCCGGCACCGGCTGGAGCACGTGGAGATGGTCAGCGACGCGGCGATCGAGCAGCTGCGCGACTGGGGGATGGTGGCCAGCGTCCAGCCGGCGTTCGACGCCGCCTGGGGCGGGGCGAGCGGGATGTACGCCGAGCGGCTGGGCGTCGAGCGGGCCGCCGGCTGCAACCCGCTGGCCGACTTCGTCGACGCCGGGGTGGCGGTCGCGCTCGGCAGCGACGCCCCGGTCACCCCGCTGGACCCCTGGGGCGGTGTGCACGCGGCGATCGACCACACGACACCCGGCTCGGGCCTGCGCCCCTTCGACGCCTTCGACGCCGCCACCCACGGCGGGTGGGTCGCCGCGCGTGCCGAGCACCCGGAGGGGCCGCTGTCGGTGGGCGCGCCCGCGGACCTCGCCCTGTGGGCGACGAGCGAGACCCTCTCCGCCGTCCTGGCGGCCCGCGCCCGCCCCACCTGCCGGCAGCTCGTCGTCGCCGGCGACCTGATCGGAGACCCCCGTTGA
- a CDS encoding lysine 5,6-aminomutase subunit alpha: MSRLELDGELVRRARELAARAAAPVIDLGRTHTTVSVERATLRLAGLTGTDPVLGDGEVPWVNRVVDAVREQVGLEHGVALPVWHALTSGAAPDLQALAEQVGAGTARFALPDDPEPAREAARAAVGAGLARIDANRARREELVTTHGDPPRRPWIYLIVATGDIYEDIPQAQAAARAGADVIAVIRSTGQSLLDYVPEGATRTGYAGTYATQENFRLMRAALDEVSAELGRYVRLTNYASGLCMPEIAVLAGLERLDMMLNDAMYGILFRDINPRRTFVDQRFSRMVHARAGIIINTGEDNYLTTADAVDEAHTVTVSQLLNETLAHEAGLEDWQLGLGHAFEINPAVPQSFRLELAHALLARGLFPDAPLKWMPPTKHMTGDVFGGYLLDGFFNLAGALTGQGILLVGMMTEAVVTPWLSDRDLALRNVRYVLEAAGELHEDFAPQPGGFIDRRAHTVLTEAVQLLERIADHPQGLIQAIADGTFGITKRTPDGGKGATGVFRTAPGAYNPALELMERVDA; the protein is encoded by the coding sequence GTGAGCCGGCTGGAGCTGGACGGCGAGCTGGTGCGCCGGGCGCGGGAGCTGGCCGCCCGGGCCGCCGCCCCGGTCATCGACCTCGGGCGCACGCACACCACCGTCTCCGTCGAGCGGGCGACGCTGCGGCTGGCCGGGCTCACCGGCACCGACCCCGTCCTGGGCGACGGCGAGGTGCCCTGGGTGAACCGGGTCGTCGACGCCGTCCGCGAGCAGGTCGGGCTGGAGCACGGGGTCGCGCTGCCGGTCTGGCACGCGCTCACCTCCGGGGCGGCGCCGGACCTGCAGGCGCTGGCCGAGCAGGTGGGCGCGGGCACCGCCCGGTTCGCCCTGCCCGACGACCCTGAGCCCGCCCGCGAGGCCGCGCGCGCCGCGGTGGGCGCCGGTCTGGCCCGGATCGACGCCAACCGGGCCCGGCGCGAGGAGCTGGTGACCACCCACGGCGACCCGCCCCGCCGTCCGTGGATCTACCTGATCGTGGCCACCGGCGACATCTACGAGGACATCCCGCAGGCCCAGGCCGCGGCCCGCGCCGGGGCCGACGTCATCGCCGTCATCCGCTCGACCGGGCAGTCGCTGCTGGACTACGTGCCCGAGGGCGCCACCCGCACCGGGTACGCCGGCACCTACGCCACCCAGGAGAACTTCCGGCTGATGCGGGCCGCGCTCGACGAGGTCAGCGCGGAGCTCGGCCGTTACGTGCGGCTGACCAACTACGCCTCCGGGCTGTGCATGCCGGAGATCGCGGTGCTCGCCGGCCTGGAGCGGCTGGACATGATGCTCAACGACGCGATGTACGGGATCCTCTTCCGCGACATCAACCCGCGGCGCACCTTCGTCGACCAGCGGTTCAGCCGGATGGTGCACGCCCGCGCCGGGATCATCATCAACACCGGCGAGGACAACTACCTCACCACCGCCGACGCCGTCGACGAGGCGCACACCGTCACCGTGAGCCAGCTGCTCAACGAGACGCTGGCGCACGAGGCCGGGCTCGAGGACTGGCAGCTGGGCCTGGGGCACGCGTTCGAGATCAACCCCGCGGTGCCGCAGTCGTTCCGGCTGGAGCTGGCGCACGCGCTGCTGGCCCGGGGCCTGTTCCCCGACGCCCCGCTGAAGTGGATGCCGCCGACCAAGCACATGACCGGCGACGTCTTCGGCGGCTACCTGCTCGACGGCTTCTTCAACCTGGCCGGGGCGCTGACCGGCCAGGGCATCCTGCTGGTCGGCATGATGACCGAGGCCGTGGTGACCCCGTGGCTGTCCGACCGGGACCTGGCGCTGCGCAACGTCCGCTACGTGCTGGAGGCCGCCGGCGAGCTGCACGAGGACTTCGCGCCCCAGCCCGGCGGGTTCATCGACCGGCGCGCGCACACCGTGCTCACCGAGGCGGTGCAGCTGCTGGAGCGGATCGCCGACCACCCGCAGGGGCTGATCCAGGCGATCGCCGACGGCACCTTCGGCATCACCAAGCGGACCCCGGACGGCGGCAAGGGCGCCACCGGGGTGTTCCGGACGGCGCCGGGGGCCTACAACCCGGCCCTCGAGCTGATGGAGCGCGTCGATGCCTGA
- a CDS encoding OAM dimerization domain-containing protein — translation MPDGTIVRPYGDTTGDGMVQTSFTLPVPPGPKAEGAALQLATKMGIEPAMVVHSHGIGEGYTFFVVYGSVRHLVDLDAVHVEERPYPLLSPGEVNAAIKTRLRRSLVVLGACIGTDAHTVGIDAILNLKGFAGEKGLEYYRELQVANLGAQVSVPELVHTARERRADAVLVSQVVTQKDAHLRNTRELAGAFREAMGESRPLLVVGGPRFDPQMAAELGVDKVFGRGTTPGEVASYLVHALVPEESPA, via the coding sequence ATGCCTGACGGGACGATCGTGCGGCCCTACGGGGACACCACCGGCGACGGGATGGTGCAGACCTCGTTCACCCTGCCCGTCCCACCCGGGCCCAAGGCCGAGGGCGCGGCGCTGCAGCTGGCCACCAAGATGGGCATCGAGCCGGCGATGGTCGTGCACAGCCACGGCATCGGCGAGGGCTACACCTTCTTCGTCGTCTACGGCAGCGTGCGGCACCTGGTCGACCTGGACGCCGTGCACGTCGAGGAGCGGCCCTACCCGCTGCTCTCGCCCGGCGAGGTCAACGCCGCGATCAAGACCCGGCTCCGCCGCAGCCTCGTCGTCCTCGGCGCCTGCATCGGCACCGACGCGCACACGGTGGGCATCGACGCGATCCTCAACCTCAAGGGGTTCGCGGGGGAGAAGGGCCTGGAGTACTACCGGGAGCTGCAGGTCGCCAACCTCGGCGCCCAGGTCAGCGTCCCGGAGCTGGTGCACACCGCCCGCGAGCGCCGGGCCGACGCCGTCCTGGTCTCCCAGGTGGTCACCCAGAAGGACGCCCACCTGCGCAACACCCGCGAGCTGGCCGGCGCCTTCCGCGAGGCGATGGGGGAGTCCCGGCCGCTGCTCGTGGTCGGCGGCCCCCGGTTCGACCCGCAGATGGCCGCCGAGCTCGGGGTCGACAAGGTCTTCGGCCGGGGGACGACGCCCGGCGAGGTCGCCAGCTACCTGGTCCACGCACTCGTCCCGGAGGAGAGCCCCGCATGA
- a CDS encoding hotdog fold domain-containing protein, protein MNPPQDADPRVGLVVTHRRYVPYAHAHYGGNLVDGAYTLGLFGDVATEVAIRTDGDEGLLAGYSEVRFLAPVQAGDVLEASCEVVRVGRRSRELRCWAEVVARAEPARGSSAARVLDPPLRVVEAVAALVVPGS, encoded by the coding sequence ATGAACCCACCCCAGGACGCGGACCCGAGGGTCGGGCTGGTCGTCACCCACCGCCGCTACGTGCCCTACGCGCACGCCCACTACGGCGGGAACCTGGTCGACGGCGCGTACACCCTCGGCCTGTTCGGCGACGTGGCGACCGAGGTGGCCATCCGCACCGACGGTGACGAGGGGCTGCTGGCCGGCTACTCCGAGGTCCGCTTCCTCGCCCCGGTGCAGGCCGGCGACGTGCTGGAGGCCTCCTGCGAGGTGGTCCGGGTGGGCCGGCGCAGCCGCGAGCTGCGCTGCTGGGCCGAGGTGGTCGCCCGCGCCGAGCCGGCCCGCGGGAGCTCGGCGGCCCGGGTGCTCGACCCGCCGCTGCGGGTCGTCGAGGCGGTCGCGGCGCTCGTCGTCCCCGGGAGCTGA